In one window of Sinorhizobium chiapasense DNA:
- a CDS encoding ABC transporter substrate-binding protein: MNDKITNWTGSDDAMVENAIRRGATRRELLQMMLAGGVALSAGSLVLGRASHAVAAAPVSGGALKAAGWSSSTADTLDPAKASLSTDYVRCCSFYNRLTFLDKSGTPQMELAEAIESKDAKTWTVKLRSGVTFHDGKPLTADDVIFSLKRHLDPSVGSKVAKIAAQMTGFKAVDKQTVEIMLANPNADLPTILSMHHFMIVADGTTDFSKGNGTGAFVREVFEPGVRSVGIKNKNYWKSGPHVDSFEYFAISDDSSRVNALLSGDIHLAATINPRSMRLVESQGDGFVLSKTTSGNYTNLNIRMDMEPGSKRDFVEGMKYLVNREQIVKSALRGLGEVGNDQPVSPANFYHNGDLKPRAFDPEKAKFHFEKAGLLSQSIPVIASEAANSSIDMAMIIQASAAEIGLKLDVQRVPADGYWDNYWLKAPVHFGNINPRPTPDILFSLLYTSEAPWNESQYKSEKFDKMLIEARGSLDQEKRKAIYNEMQVMVANEAGTIIPAYISNVDAITAKLKGLEANPLGGQMGYAFAEYVWLEA, encoded by the coding sequence ATGAACGACAAAATCACCAATTGGACCGGATCCGACGACGCCATGGTCGAAAACGCCATCCGCCGCGGAGCGACACGCCGTGAACTGCTGCAGATGATGCTCGCCGGTGGCGTTGCCCTCTCCGCCGGCAGTCTCGTGCTCGGCCGCGCCTCCCATGCTGTTGCTGCGGCGCCGGTCTCCGGCGGCGCGCTCAAGGCGGCCGGCTGGTCGTCCTCGACCGCCGACACGCTCGACCCGGCCAAAGCATCGCTCTCCACCGACTATGTCCGCTGCTGCTCCTTCTACAACCGTCTCACCTTCCTCGATAAAAGCGGCACCCCGCAGATGGAGTTGGCCGAGGCGATCGAGTCCAAGGATGCGAAGACCTGGACGGTCAAGCTGAGGAGCGGCGTCACTTTCCATGATGGCAAGCCGCTGACCGCCGACGATGTGATCTTCTCGCTGAAACGCCATCTCGATCCGTCCGTCGGTTCGAAGGTCGCCAAGATCGCCGCGCAGATGACGGGCTTCAAGGCCGTCGACAAGCAGACGGTCGAGATCATGCTCGCCAATCCGAACGCCGATCTGCCGACCATCCTCTCGATGCATCACTTCATGATCGTCGCCGACGGCACCACCGACTTCTCCAAGGGGAACGGCACCGGCGCTTTCGTGAGAGAAGTCTTTGAGCCCGGCGTGCGCTCGGTCGGCATCAAGAACAAGAACTACTGGAAGTCCGGCCCGCACGTCGATTCCTTCGAATATTTCGCGATCAGCGACGATAGCTCCCGCGTCAATGCGCTGCTCTCCGGCGATATCCACTTGGCCGCTACGATCAATCCGCGCTCGATGCGCCTGGTCGAGAGTCAAGGCGACGGCTTCGTCCTGTCGAAGACCACTTCGGGCAACTACACCAATCTCAACATACGCATGGACATGGAGCCCGGCAGCAAACGGGACTTCGTTGAGGGCATGAAGTACCTGGTCAATCGCGAGCAGATCGTCAAGTCAGCGCTCCGCGGCCTCGGAGAAGTCGGCAACGACCAGCCGGTTTCGCCGGCCAACTTCTACCATAATGGCGACCTGAAGCCGCGGGCGTTCGATCCGGAGAAGGCGAAATTCCATTTCGAGAAGGCCGGTCTCCTCAGCCAGTCAATCCCTGTGATCGCTTCCGAGGCGGCAAACTCCTCGATCGACATGGCAATGATCATCCAGGCCTCCGCCGCCGAGATCGGCCTGAAGCTTGACGTTCAACGCGTTCCGGCCGACGGCTATTGGGACAATTATTGGCTCAAGGCGCCGGTTCATTTCGGCAACATCAACCCGCGTCCGACACCGGACATCCTGTTCTCGTTGCTCTATACTTCGGAAGCGCCGTGGAACGAGAGCCAGTACAAGTCGGAGAAGTTCGACAAGATGCTGATCGAGGCGCGCGGCTCGCTCGACCAGGAGAAGCGCAAGGCGATCTACAACGAGATGCAGGTGATGGTCGCCAACGAGGCCGGCACTATCATTCCGGCCTATATCTCCAATGTCGACGCGATCACCGCCAAGCTCAAGGGCTTGGAAGCCAACCCGCTTGGCGGCCAGATGGGTTATGCCTTCGCGGAGTATGTCTGGCTCGAAGCCTGA
- a CDS encoding ABC transporter permease, translated as MNNRVLSLVLSRLLIALITLVIVSFAVFFATTLLPGDTATILLGQAATPEAVEGLRKAMHLDEPAIFRFLRWIVGLLQGDLGTSYANEMPVADLIGGRFVNTLQLAGVTALFSVPIALTLGITAAMLRGSLYDRAVTVLTIGVISVPEFMIATSAVLIFAVYLKWLPALSFANEVTSLTDLLRIYAMPVITLTFVISAQMIRMTRAAVIETLNTPYVEMALLKGASRPRVVFRHALPNALGPIVNAVALSLSYLLGGVIIVETIFNYPGIAKLMVDAVATRDLPLIQSCAMIFCLGYLLLITTADIIAILSNPRLR; from the coding sequence GTGAACAACCGTGTCCTATCGCTTGTCCTGAGCAGGCTGCTCATCGCCCTGATCACGCTGGTGATCGTTTCCTTCGCCGTCTTCTTTGCGACGACTCTACTGCCGGGAGACACGGCGACGATCCTGCTCGGCCAGGCCGCCACCCCGGAGGCCGTCGAAGGTCTGCGCAAGGCCATGCATCTCGACGAGCCGGCGATCTTCCGTTTCCTGCGCTGGATCGTCGGCTTGCTGCAGGGTGACCTCGGCACTTCCTATGCCAATGAGATGCCGGTCGCGGATCTAATCGGCGGGCGCTTCGTTAACACGCTGCAGCTCGCGGGCGTCACCGCGCTCTTCTCCGTGCCGATCGCGCTGACGCTCGGCATCACCGCGGCGATGCTACGTGGCTCGCTGTACGACCGCGCCGTCACCGTGCTGACGATCGGCGTCATCTCCGTGCCGGAATTCATGATAGCGACCTCCGCGGTCTTGATCTTCGCCGTCTATCTGAAATGGCTTCCGGCCCTCTCCTTCGCCAATGAAGTCACGTCGCTGACGGACCTCCTGCGTATCTATGCCATGCCGGTGATCACCCTTACCTTCGTCATCTCGGCGCAAATGATCCGTATGACCCGGGCAGCGGTGATCGAGACGCTCAACACACCCTATGTGGAGATGGCCTTGCTTAAGGGCGCCTCGCGGCCGCGCGTCGTATTTCGGCACGCGCTGCCGAACGCGCTGGGACCGATCGTCAACGCGGTCGCGCTTTCGCTCTCATACCTGCTCGGCGGTGTCATCATCGTCGAGACGATCTTCAACTATCCAGGTATTGCCAAGCTGATGGTGGACGCCGTCGCCACCCGCGACCTGCCGCTGATCC